From the genome of Methylomonas sp. UP202, one region includes:
- a CDS encoding D-alanyl-D-alanine carboxypeptidase family protein, which translates to MRPSFRTACSLLFGLSLMLTVASLQAASPIFTPAAPSVAASSYFLMDFNSSRVLAEKDPDKRVAPASLTKIMTVYVVFRELKAGHLTLDEKVTISQNAWETGGSKMFVEVNKQVAVEDLLQGVVIQSGNDASVALAEHVAGSEQTFATMMNEQASRLGMANSHFENATGLPSPNHYSSARDLALLAQAVIKEFPEYYRWDSQKEFTFNGITQQNRNLLLWRDPSVDGLKTGFTDDAGYCMVASAKREDMRLISVVMGTASPNARSNESQSLLNYGFRFFETHRLYEGNKALSEARVRKGVTSKLPVGLAEDLYVTAPRKHFSELKAESQTDKAIVAPLNKGDTVGSLVVSLAGETVVSKPLVALEAIAEGGLFRRLYDAAIGLLEKE; encoded by the coding sequence CAAGCCGCCAGTCCGATTTTTACGCCCGCCGCGCCGAGCGTCGCCGCCAGCAGCTATTTCCTGATGGACTTCAACAGCAGTCGGGTGCTGGCCGAAAAAGACCCCGACAAACGCGTCGCGCCGGCCAGTTTGACCAAGATCATGACGGTGTACGTGGTATTCCGCGAGCTTAAGGCCGGTCATTTGACGTTGGACGAAAAAGTCACGATCAGCCAGAACGCCTGGGAAACCGGCGGCTCGAAAATGTTCGTCGAAGTCAACAAGCAGGTGGCGGTCGAGGACTTGCTGCAAGGTGTCGTGATTCAATCGGGCAACGACGCCAGCGTGGCGCTGGCCGAACACGTGGCCGGTAGCGAGCAAACTTTCGCGACGATGATGAACGAGCAAGCCAGCCGCCTGGGCATGGCCAACAGCCATTTCGAAAACGCCACCGGCCTGCCCAGTCCCAACCACTACAGTTCGGCGCGCGATCTGGCGCTGCTGGCGCAAGCGGTGATCAAGGAATTTCCGGAATATTACCGCTGGGATTCGCAAAAGGAATTCACGTTCAACGGTATCACCCAACAAAACCGCAACCTGCTACTTTGGCGCGATCCGTCGGTCGACGGCCTGAAAACCGGTTTTACCGACGACGCCGGTTACTGCATGGTCGCTTCGGCCAAACGCGAGGACATGCGGCTGATCTCGGTGGTAATGGGTACCGCCAGCCCGAACGCCCGCTCCAACGAGAGCCAGTCCTTGTTGAACTACGGTTTCCGCTTCTTCGAAACCCATCGGCTGTACGAAGGTAACAAGGCCTTGAGCGAAGCGCGGGTGCGCAAGGGTGTCACCTCGAAATTGCCGGTCGGCTTGGCCGAAGACCTCTACGTCACCGCGCCGCGCAAGCATTTCAGCGAATTGAAAGCCGAAAGCCAGACCGACAAAGCCATCGTCGCGCCGCTGAATAAGGGCGACACGGTCGGTAGCCTGGTAGTGTCGTTGGCCGGCGAAACCGTCGTCAGCAAACCGCTGGTGGCGCTGGAAGCGATAGCCGAGGGCGGTCTGTTCCGCCGTTTGTACGATGCCGCCATCGGTTTATTGGAGAAGGAATGA
- a CDS encoding D-amino acid aminotransferase, translating to MTELVYLNGDYLPLTEAKVSVLDRGFLFGDGVYEVIPAYGGKLFRLEDHIVRLNNSLAGIRLTMPHGVADWQAIFQPLLTAGKDQYIYLQITRGYAPTRDHGFPETVIPTVFAMCSEIKPFPGKSAGIKAITLDDTRWQLCNIKAITLLANILLRQQALDRDCAEAILVKNGYVIEGAASNLFAVIDGELITPPKSNEILPGITRDVILELASADGIPCREDIIALEGLQTAEEVWVASSTREILAVVELDGKPVGTGKPGPVWQRLDDLLQTYKKSLS from the coding sequence ATGACCGAACTTGTTTATTTGAACGGCGACTATCTGCCGTTGACCGAAGCCAAGGTGTCGGTATTGGATCGCGGCTTTTTGTTCGGCGACGGCGTTTACGAAGTGATACCGGCCTACGGCGGCAAATTGTTCCGCCTGGAAGACCACATCGTTCGGCTGAATAACAGTCTGGCCGGCATCCGCTTGACGATGCCGCACGGCGTCGCCGACTGGCAAGCCATCTTCCAGCCGTTGCTGACGGCCGGCAAGGACCAATACATCTATCTGCAAATTACTCGCGGCTATGCGCCGACCCGCGATCACGGTTTCCCGGAAACCGTGATTCCGACGGTTTTCGCGATGTGCTCGGAGATCAAGCCGTTTCCAGGCAAGTCGGCCGGCATCAAGGCGATCACGCTGGACGATACCCGCTGGCAGCTTTGCAACATCAAGGCAATCACGCTGCTGGCCAACATTCTGTTGCGCCAACAAGCCCTGGATCGGGATTGCGCCGAAGCGATTCTGGTCAAGAACGGATACGTTATCGAAGGCGCCGCCAGCAATCTGTTCGCGGTCATCGACGGCGAATTGATCACGCCGCCCAAATCCAACGAAATCCTGCCGGGCATCACCCGCGATGTGATTCTGGAATTGGCGAGCGCCGACGGCATCCCCTGCCGCGAAGACATCATCGCGCTGGAAGGCCTGCAAACCGCCGAGGAGGTCTGGGTCGCCAGTTCCACCCGGGAAATCCTCGCCGTCGTTGAATTGGACGGCAAACCGGTCGGCACCGGCAAGCCAGGGCCGGTCTGGCAACGGCTGGACGATTTACTGCAAACCTATAAAAAGTCGCTGTCATGA
- a CDS encoding DUF493 domain-containing protein gives MSEADSLLEFPCQFAIKAMGKSRDDFDAIVVEIVRRHVEDIREGAVTSRPSKGGNYTAVTVVIEATSRGQLDAIYLDLTACPDVLMAL, from the coding sequence ATGAGCGAAGCCGATTCCCTGCTGGAATTTCCCTGCCAATTTGCGATTAAGGCTATGGGTAAGAGCCGGGACGACTTCGACGCAATCGTCGTCGAGATCGTCCGCCGCCACGTAGAAGACATTCGCGAAGGCGCGGTCACTAGCCGGCCGAGCAAGGGCGGCAATTACACGGCGGTCACCGTCGTTATCGAGGCTACCAGCCGCGGCCAACTAGACGCGATTTACCTGGATTTGACAGCCTGTCCCGACGTGTTGATGGCGCTGTAA
- the lipB gene encoding lipoyl(octanoyl) transferase LipB — MNASLQHLGRHDYASVWRDMQNYTAERDSASPDQIWIVEHPPVYTLGLNGKREHLLRETAIPVIACDRGGQITYHGPGQLIVYLLADLRRLSLGPRQVVSLLEQAVIVTLSQYGISASARADAPGVYVDGRKIASLGLRIKRGCCYHGLSLNNDMDLAPFRDINPCGYPNLPVTQLADLGVKISTDELAVPIVHQLLQAIES, encoded by the coding sequence GTGAATGCAAGCCTGCAACACTTGGGCCGGCACGACTACGCATCGGTCTGGCGGGACATGCAAAACTATACCGCCGAGCGCGACAGCGCCAGTCCGGACCAGATCTGGATCGTCGAGCATCCGCCGGTCTACACATTGGGCCTGAACGGCAAGCGCGAACACCTACTGCGCGAGACGGCGATTCCAGTCATTGCCTGCGATCGCGGCGGCCAGATCACCTACCACGGCCCCGGCCAACTGATCGTGTACCTGTTGGCCGATCTGCGCAGGCTGAGTCTAGGCCCAAGGCAGGTGGTCAGTTTATTGGAACAAGCCGTCATCGTCACGCTAAGCCAATACGGTATTTCGGCCTCGGCCCGCGCCGACGCCCCCGGCGTCTACGTTGACGGCCGCAAAATTGCGTCGCTGGGCCTGCGCATCAAACGCGGCTGTTGCTATCACGGCTTGAGCCTGAACAACGACATGGACTTGGCGCCGTTCCGAGACATCAATCCCTGCGGCTACCCGAATTTGCCGGTTACCCAACTGGCCGATTTGGGGGTTAAGATAAGCACCGACGAACTGGCCGTTCCGATAGTTCACCAATTACTTCAGGCGATAGAATCATGA
- the lipA gene encoding lipoyl synthase, which yields MTLNAPSRSTPATHQRNADKLSRIPIKVETTGEVLRKPDWIRVKLPAGDQVNRIKQTLRANRLHTVCEEAACPNLGECFSHGTATFMIMGDLCTRRCPFCDVAHGKPQALDAEEPAHLANTIAAMALKYVVITSVNRDDLRDGGAGHFAACIAEVRRRSPATVVEVLVPDFRGRVGKALQILAAQPCDVFNHNLETVPRLYQQARPGADYQGSLELLKLHREHLPQVPTKSGLMLGIGETEAEILAVLDDLLAHGCSMLTLGQYLQPSKDHLPVQAYIHPDQFQTYAEIATEMGFKQVASAPLVRSSYHADLQAAGIVGV from the coding sequence ATGACGCTGAACGCCCCTTCCCGCTCCACGCCCGCAACCCACCAACGCAATGCCGATAAATTGTCGCGGATTCCGATCAAGGTCGAAACGACCGGCGAAGTATTGCGCAAACCGGATTGGATCCGGGTCAAGCTACCGGCCGGCGATCAGGTCAACCGGATAAAGCAGACCCTGCGCGCCAACCGTCTCCACACGGTCTGCGAGGAAGCGGCCTGCCCGAATCTGGGCGAATGCTTCAGCCACGGCACCGCTACTTTCATGATCATGGGCGATCTGTGTACCCGGCGTTGCCCGTTCTGCGACGTAGCCCACGGCAAACCGCAAGCGTTGGACGCCGAGGAACCGGCGCATCTGGCCAATACCATCGCCGCGATGGCGTTGAAGTACGTGGTCATCACCTCGGTGAACCGCGACGACTTGCGCGACGGCGGCGCCGGCCACTTTGCCGCCTGTATTGCCGAGGTGCGCCGGCGATCCCCCGCCACCGTTGTGGAAGTGTTGGTCCCCGATTTTCGCGGACGGGTCGGTAAAGCCCTGCAGATCTTGGCCGCGCAACCCTGCGATGTGTTCAACCACAATTTGGAAACCGTGCCGCGCCTGTATCAGCAAGCCCGGCCCGGCGCCGATTACCAGGGATCGTTGGAACTGCTAAAGCTGCATCGAGAACATCTGCCGCAGGTGCCGACCAAATCCGGCCTGATGTTGGGCATCGGCGAAACCGAGGCGGAGATTTTGGCGGTGCTGGACGATTTGTTGGCGCACGGTTGCAGCATGCTGACGCTGGGTCAGTATTTGCAGCCCAGCAAGGACCATTTGCCGGTCCAGGCCTATATCCATCCGGACCAATTTCAAACCTACGCAGAAATCGCCACCGAAATGGGCTTCAAACAAGTAGCCAGCGCGCCGTTGGTGCGTTCGTCCTACCACGCCGACCTGCAAGCCGCCGGCATCGTCGGAGTATAG
- a CDS encoding RNA-binding protein, with protein MQTVIMILFLKDIPANTRPNELHDYVFSAFTNGGDQASGRVLKAEVMVIRDKQTNGLEHHGLVFVDSRASGMLAIQNLSGKPFSNTCVSIRPYVHRDLNNDRRLLEASAGYQQRGIDRRRGDRIEIHIDLSNVFHYQDDMLPA; from the coding sequence ATGCAGACAGTGATTATGATTTTGTTTTTAAAGGATATTCCTGCGAATACTCGACCCAACGAGTTACACGATTACGTGTTTTCGGCGTTTACGAACGGTGGAGATCAGGCGTCCGGTCGGGTTTTGAAAGCCGAGGTGATGGTGATTCGGGATAAGCAAACCAATGGTCTGGAGCACCACGGTCTGGTTTTCGTCGATTCGCGGGCCAGCGGCATGTTGGCGATTCAAAACCTGTCCGGCAAACCCTTCAGCAATACTTGCGTGTCGATCAGGCCGTATGTGCATAGGGATCTTAACAACGATAGGCGCTTGTTGGAAGCGTCGGCCGGCTATCAGCAGCGCGGCATTGATCGGCGGCGGGGCGATCGGATCGAAATCCACATCGATTTATCCAATGTCTTCCATTACCAGGACGATATGTTGCCGGCGTGA
- a CDS encoding (Fe-S)-binding protein produces MFDFQDFGFDSASDGSADASPPSTGPYIPEASECMRCGMCVSTCPTFRLFQVDEQTPRRRVRTIAKILADDAGVGVEELAQLNDCVQCRTCETVCPSRMSYGALFDRAQAKLRATARPSWLARLGLRLIERKHARALLLPFVTLYLRSGLQKPLRASGLLAKLGLGAAEALVCEPSLVGLAGIYPVERRIKYRGRVALFTGCLAEHFDRPVQVAGIKLLNRLGYEVVVPEEQGCCGAIHQHNGLPAESMMEANIAAFYALEVEAVIYSASGCGAMLTEYQGGDSETSGWFTKHLIDINEFLLAHWPEDLQLAASNLNVAVHEPCSQRNVLKNSQSVYALLRKIPGVNLEALADNQLCCGAGGTYMLSHPENAESLRAAKRLAMAGSGADVVVSANFGCGFYLNAGQPAGSRVLHPLQLLADRI; encoded by the coding sequence ATGTTCGACTTTCAGGATTTCGGCTTCGACTCGGCTAGCGACGGTTCCGCGGACGCATCGCCGCCGTCGACCGGTCCTTATATTCCCGAAGCCAGCGAATGCATGCGCTGCGGTATGTGCGTCAGTACCTGTCCGACGTTTCGCTTATTCCAGGTGGACGAACAGACACCGCGCCGCCGGGTGCGTACCATCGCCAAAATATTGGCCGACGACGCCGGCGTTGGCGTCGAAGAACTCGCGCAACTCAACGATTGCGTTCAGTGCCGGACGTGCGAGACCGTTTGTCCCAGCCGAATGAGTTATGGGGCATTGTTCGACCGGGCCCAAGCCAAATTGCGCGCGACGGCGAGGCCGTCTTGGTTGGCACGGCTGGGGTTGCGCTTGATCGAACGCAAGCACGCCCGGGCACTGTTGCTGCCATTCGTCACGCTGTATTTACGCTCCGGTTTGCAGAAACCGCTACGCGCCAGCGGACTGTTGGCGAAACTCGGTTTGGGAGCGGCCGAAGCCTTGGTTTGCGAGCCGTCCTTGGTCGGACTGGCCGGGATTTATCCGGTGGAGCGTCGCATCAAATATCGGGGCAGGGTAGCGCTGTTTACCGGTTGTTTGGCCGAACATTTCGATCGTCCGGTCCAGGTTGCGGGCATCAAGTTACTGAATAGGCTCGGTTATGAGGTCGTGGTGCCGGAAGAGCAGGGTTGTTGCGGCGCGATTCATCAGCACAACGGCTTGCCGGCGGAATCGATGATGGAAGCCAACATCGCCGCGTTTTACGCGCTGGAAGTCGAAGCGGTTATATACTCCGCCAGCGGCTGCGGGGCTATGTTGACCGAATATCAAGGCGGAGATTCCGAGACATCCGGTTGGTTTACCAAGCATTTGATCGACATCAACGAGTTTTTGTTGGCGCATTGGCCGGAAGATCTGCAACTGGCGGCTTCCAATCTGAACGTGGCGGTCCATGAACCCTGCAGTCAACGCAATGTGTTGAAGAATAGTCAGAGCGTGTATGCCTTGTTGCGCAAGATTCCAGGCGTCAATCTGGAAGCGTTGGCCGACAATCAGTTATGCTGTGGTGCCGGCGGTACTTATATGCTCAGTCATCCCGAAAACGCCGAATCGTTGCGGGCCGCCAAGCGTCTGGCGATGGCCGGATCCGGAGCCGATGTCGTGGTCAGCGCCAACTTCGGCTGTGGTTTTTATCTGAACGCCGGGCAGCCCGCAGGCTCCAGAGTGCTTCATCCGCTGCAACTCCTCGCCGATCGCATCTAA
- a CDS encoding DUF364 domain-containing protein, whose amino-acid sequence MGNPKYLYELLLDHCGGDAVVDELMIGLVWTLCRGRGDATTGLAMTPGHATRTLNWSGTLCGKPIIDLAAWITEWEPYKATVAMAAINASVNARPLPDSLALEGHAEYANLAVFDYFLPRLKGKKVVVIGRYPGIERYQEQMQLTVLERQPAASDLPDSACEFLLPQADWVFLTASSIPNKTFPRLAELACHATTVLMGPTVPWLPQLHEFGIDYLAGAEIVDPEVLYHTAAQGGGVRIFNNGLRYRVMELLPNHSLAWLKQQIADCFDEKNRLTAAMDSWYASGNRSRFPDYPLLDRLNNRLSRLDSSYKTLWDSQATI is encoded by the coding sequence ATGGGCAACCCTAAGTACCTGTACGAGTTGCTGCTGGATCATTGCGGTGGCGACGCGGTGGTCGACGAGTTGATGATAGGTCTGGTTTGGACGCTATGTCGCGGCAGGGGCGATGCGACTACCGGTTTGGCGATGACGCCGGGGCACGCCACCCGGACGTTGAATTGGTCCGGCACCTTATGCGGCAAGCCGATCATCGATCTGGCCGCTTGGATTACCGAGTGGGAGCCGTATAAGGCGACCGTGGCGATGGCGGCGATCAACGCCAGCGTCAACGCCAGACCGCTACCGGATTCGCTGGCATTGGAAGGTCACGCCGAATACGCTAACTTGGCGGTGTTCGATTATTTTCTCCCGCGCCTGAAAGGCAAGAAAGTGGTCGTGATCGGCCGTTACCCTGGTATCGAACGGTATCAGGAGCAGATGCAGTTGACGGTACTGGAGCGCCAGCCGGCCGCCAGCGATTTGCCGGATTCCGCGTGCGAATTTCTGTTGCCGCAGGCCGATTGGGTGTTTTTGACCGCCAGTTCCATCCCGAACAAAACGTTTCCGCGACTGGCGGAGCTGGCTTGCCATGCCACGACGGTGTTAATGGGGCCGACCGTGCCGTGGCTGCCGCAACTGCACGAATTTGGTATCGATTACCTGGCCGGCGCCGAGATCGTCGACCCGGAGGTGCTATACCATACCGCTGCTCAGGGCGGGGGGGTGCGGATTTTCAACAACGGTTTGCGCTATCGGGTGATGGAATTATTGCCGAATCATAGCCTGGCTTGGTTGAAACAGCAGATTGCCGATTGTTTTGACGAGAAAAACCGACTGACGGCGGCAATGGATAGCTGGTACGCTAGCGGCAACCGTTCCCGCTTTCCGGATTACCCGTTGCTGGATCGACTCAATAACCGCCTGTCGCGGCTGGATTCCAGCTATAAAACCTTGTGGGACAGCCAGGCCACCATCTAA
- a CDS encoding (2Fe-2S) ferredoxin domain-containing protein: protein MPRPNKHVFVCTQARPQGHPRGSCTASGCADVMNEFMAQIQSRNLFEKIGLTNTGCMGPCMLGPSVLVYPEGVMYGRVTKDDVKTIIEEHLLGDKPVEKLIVPAEVW, encoded by the coding sequence ATGCCACGTCCCAATAAACACGTTTTCGTCTGTACTCAAGCGCGTCCGCAAGGCCATCCGCGCGGTTCCTGTACCGCCAGCGGTTGTGCCGACGTGATGAACGAATTCATGGCGCAAATTCAAAGCCGCAATTTGTTCGAAAAAATCGGCCTGACCAACACCGGCTGCATGGGGCCTTGCATGCTGGGGCCCAGCGTGCTGGTCTATCCCGAAGGTGTTATGTATGGACGGGTGACCAAGGACGACGTCAAAACCATCATCGAGGAGCATTTGCTGGGTGATAAGCCTGTCGAAAAGCTTATCGTGCCCGCCGAGGTTTGGTAA
- the fdxB gene encoding ferredoxin III, nif-specific, with translation MSEFVTGVTFGGSVWTPSYVTDLNQRDCIGCGRCFKVCPRDVFDLVDRGDVLDAADLEDFDEDDDNTMVMSLKNAADCIGCEACSKVCPKACFTHEHKAAA, from the coding sequence ATGAGCGAATTTGTAACCGGCGTAACCTTTGGCGGCAGCGTTTGGACGCCATCTTACGTGACCGATTTGAACCAACGCGACTGCATCGGTTGCGGCCGTTGCTTCAAGGTGTGCCCGCGCGACGTGTTCGATTTGGTGGACCGGGGAGATGTACTGGACGCCGCCGACTTGGAGGACTTCGACGAGGATGACGACAACACGATGGTGATGAGCCTTAAAAATGCCGCCGACTGTATCGGCTGCGAGGCTTGCTCCAAAGTTTGCCCGAAAGCCTGCTTTACCCACGAGCACAAGGCAGCGGCGTGA
- a CDS encoding CCE_0567 family metalloprotein, whose translation MSDEEIKALEKEVKKTKRLANEAASVLHDLIEDRLPDAYGELMGIAQTTYDACKAWDEANKKFQAASGG comes from the coding sequence ATGAGTGACGAAGAGATTAAAGCGCTGGAAAAAGAAGTGAAAAAGACCAAACGCCTGGCCAACGAGGCGGCGTCGGTGTTGCATGATCTGATCGAAGACCGTTTGCCGGATGCTTACGGGGAGTTGATGGGCATTGCCCAAACGACGTACGACGCATGTAAGGCTTGGGACGAAGCCAACAAGAAATTTCAAGCCGCCAGTGGCGGATGA
- a CDS encoding NifX-associated nitrogen fixation protein — translation MSQPALVVEAGDPLMSSEIVVEMIKQLRAMDTYDTYEGWSEEKIIDPLIMTKERKREVPVIGDPDEITLARVKAYYNAISSLVEKRCGLMAVPVINITHEGFGRALVLVGKLIAVDKVLRDVHRFGFGSLEELNEKTEKVLEKAVALIEQFKEVAEA, via the coding sequence ATGTCTCAACCCGCACTCGTCGTCGAAGCCGGCGACCCTTTGATGAGCTCTGAAATCGTTGTCGAGATGATCAAACAACTCAGAGCAATGGATACCTACGACACCTACGAAGGTTGGTCCGAGGAAAAAATCATCGATCCTCTGATCATGACCAAGGAGCGCAAACGCGAAGTGCCGGTCATCGGCGATCCAGACGAAATTACGCTGGCCCGCGTCAAGGCGTATTACAACGCCATTTCCTCGCTGGTGGAAAAACGTTGCGGTCTGATGGCGGTACCGGTGATCAATATCACCCACGAAGGCTTCGGCCGGGCGCTGGTGTTGGTCGGCAAACTGATCGCGGTCGACAAAGTGTTGCGCGACGTGCATCGCTTCGGCTTCGGCAGTTTGGAAGAGTTGAACGAAAAAACCGAGAAAGTGTTGGAAAAAGCCGTGGCCTTGATCGAGCAATTCAAAGAAGTGGCGGAAGCTTGA
- the nifX gene encoding nitrogen fixation protein NifX, with translation METAIKVAFATTDMVHVNQHFGSARSFAVYAVDPEQSEMLEAAQFGELAQDGNEDKLSVKIQLLDGCAAVYCQAIGASAIKQIIAQGIQPIKVHEGSTIKELIGDLQNEMKAGPSAWLIKAINAHKGPDAGRFDAMEDEGWDE, from the coding sequence ATGGAAACCGCGATTAAAGTCGCCTTTGCCACTACCGATATGGTGCATGTCAACCAGCATTTCGGTTCAGCCCGTTCGTTCGCGGTCTACGCGGTGGACCCCGAGCAATCGGAAATGCTGGAAGCCGCGCAGTTCGGCGAACTGGCCCAGGACGGTAACGAGGATAAGTTGTCGGTCAAGATTCAACTGCTGGACGGCTGCGCGGCCGTCTATTGCCAAGCCATCGGCGCCTCGGCGATCAAGCAAATCATCGCCCAGGGCATACAGCCGATCAAAGTCCATGAAGGCAGCACCATCAAAGAGTTGATCGGCGATTTGCAGAACGAAATGAAAGCCGGGCCTTCCGCGTGGCTGATCAAGGCCATCAACGCGCACAAGGGGCCGGATGCCGGCCGCTTCGATGCGATGGAAGACGAAGGCTGGGACGAGTAA
- the nifN gene encoding nitrogenase iron-molybdenum cofactor biosynthesis protein NifN — translation MAEILKRKKALSVSPLKASAPTGGSLACLGFDRAIPMLHGSQGCTAFAKVFFVRHFREPIPLQTTAMDQASSVLGADENVVEGLKAIAEKSNPALIAVLTTGLAETQGCDVQRNVREFRAKYPEYDHVAVVAVNTPDFTGCVETGYAATIHEIVNALVPDAETAGTKPGNRRRQVNVLVSHMLTPGDLEALRDTIEMFGLRPVLVPDLSDSLDGSLTEDEFSPVTIGGTPVSELATLGEAKASLIIGPSLHKAGELLQEKTGVPSYFFEHLYGLEANDALILALAEISEQPVPQRIERQRAQLQDAMLDTHFMLGQLKVAIAADPDLLNACVHLIKGMGGDVVAAISPANAAILSKMPVSSVKIGDLEDLELTARENGAQLLIGNSHAVDSAERLGVPILRTGFPLYDIIGGYQKTWIGYRGTRQALFDLANLVINFAHEEIEVYHSPYSQKPENERHACSPSCH, via the coding sequence ATGGCGGAAATTCTCAAACGTAAGAAAGCACTCTCGGTCAGTCCGTTAAAGGCCAGCGCGCCAACCGGCGGTTCGTTGGCTTGCCTGGGTTTCGATCGAGCGATTCCGATGCTGCACGGCTCGCAAGGCTGTACCGCATTCGCGAAAGTATTCTTCGTCCGGCACTTTCGCGAGCCGATTCCATTGCAAACCACCGCGATGGACCAAGCTAGCTCGGTGCTGGGCGCCGACGAAAACGTCGTCGAAGGTTTGAAAGCCATCGCCGAGAAATCCAATCCGGCCTTGATTGCGGTGTTGACCACCGGTTTGGCCGAAACCCAGGGTTGCGACGTACAGCGCAACGTGCGCGAATTTCGCGCCAAGTATCCGGAGTACGATCACGTTGCCGTCGTCGCGGTCAATACCCCTGATTTCACCGGTTGCGTCGAGACCGGCTATGCCGCGACGATACACGAGATCGTCAATGCACTGGTGCCCGATGCCGAAACGGCGGGTACCAAGCCAGGTAATCGCCGTCGGCAGGTGAACGTGTTGGTCAGCCACATGCTGACGCCCGGCGACCTGGAAGCCCTGCGAGACACGATAGAAATGTTCGGCTTGCGGCCGGTGCTGGTGCCGGATTTATCCGACTCGCTGGACGGCAGCTTGACCGAAGACGAATTTTCGCCGGTGACGATAGGCGGTACGCCGGTGTCGGAACTGGCTACGCTGGGCGAGGCCAAGGCCTCGCTGATCATTGGACCTTCCTTGCATAAAGCCGGCGAGTTGCTGCAAGAAAAAACCGGCGTGCCGAGTTACTTTTTCGAACATTTGTACGGCCTGGAAGCCAACGATGCGCTGATCCTGGCGCTGGCCGAAATCAGCGAACAGCCGGTCCCGCAACGGATAGAACGCCAACGTGCTCAATTGCAGGACGCGATGCTCGATACCCATTTCATGCTGGGCCAGCTCAAGGTGGCGATCGCTGCGGATCCCGATTTGCTGAATGCCTGCGTGCATTTGATCAAGGGCATGGGCGGCGACGTGGTCGCGGCGATCAGCCCGGCTAACGCGGCGATTCTGAGCAAAATGCCGGTTAGCAGCGTCAAGATCGGCGACCTGGAAGATCTGGAGCTGACCGCTAGGGAAAACGGCGCGCAGTTGCTGATCGGCAATTCGCACGCGGTCGATAGCGCGGAACGCCTGGGCGTGCCTATCCTGCGCACCGGCTTTCCGTTGTACGACATCATCGGCGGCTATCAAAAAACCTGGATCGGTTATCGCGGCACGCGCCAAGCTTTGTTCGACTTGGCTAACTTGGTGATCAACTTCGCGCACGAAGAGATCGAAGTCTATCACTCGCCGTATTCGCAAAAACCGGAAAACGAACGCCACGCCTGCTCGCCGTCATGTCACTAG